The Marinobacter halotolerans genome includes a window with the following:
- a CDS encoding BCCT family transporter, translating into MGNAVKDEYHTDYVVGQDNVAKFGFDMHNIVFPFTALLIIAFVVGTLIFPEGAGELLAGAKNGAIAIFDWGFLLSANLFVLFSLALIFMPVGKIRIGGVDAKPEFSLLSWFAMLFAAGMGIGLMFWSVAEPAAYYTDWYGTPLGVAANTPEGAKLAMGATMYHWGLHPWAIYAIVGLSLAFFTYNKGLPLTIRSAFFPILGDRVWGWPGNVIDIVAVLATIFGLATSLGFGAQQAASGFSYLFDVEPSLNIQIAVIVGVTAVATVSVIRGIDGGVKLLSNINMVLAALLLVFVLFVGSTLSIFQWVWETTVSYTTNMFALSNPFGREEDTTWFHGWTVFYWAWWISWSPFVGMFIARVSKGRTVREFVTAVLIIPTLITVVWMSTFGGSGLEQIQNDVGALASQGITDTSLAMFQMLENLPLASITSFIAIVLVLVFFVTSSDSGSLVIDSITSGGKIDAPKTQRVFWAVSEGAIAGVLLFVGGDNALNALQAGSVSVGLPFTFVLLAMCYSLFKGLHHERRLLIAEGKM; encoded by the coding sequence GTGGGTAACGCCGTCAAAGATGAATATCATACCGATTACGTGGTAGGGCAGGACAATGTCGCCAAGTTCGGCTTTGATATGCACAACATTGTCTTCCCGTTCACTGCGCTGCTAATCATAGCGTTTGTCGTCGGAACGCTTATTTTTCCGGAAGGCGCAGGAGAGCTGCTGGCCGGGGCAAAGAATGGCGCGATCGCTATTTTTGACTGGGGCTTCTTGCTCAGTGCAAACCTGTTCGTGCTTTTCAGTCTTGCGCTGATCTTCATGCCTGTTGGTAAGATCCGGATTGGCGGCGTGGACGCCAAGCCCGAATTTTCCCTGCTCTCATGGTTTGCCATGCTGTTCGCAGCGGGTATGGGCATCGGTCTGATGTTCTGGTCTGTGGCCGAACCGGCCGCCTATTACACCGATTGGTACGGCACACCGCTGGGTGTTGCAGCCAACACCCCAGAGGGCGCGAAGCTCGCCATGGGCGCCACAATGTACCACTGGGGCCTTCATCCCTGGGCGATCTACGCGATCGTCGGTCTTTCTTTGGCGTTCTTTACCTACAACAAAGGCCTGCCGCTGACCATACGGTCGGCCTTTTTCCCGATCCTGGGTGACAGGGTCTGGGGCTGGCCTGGCAATGTCATCGACATCGTGGCGGTACTGGCGACCATCTTTGGTCTGGCCACGTCCCTTGGCTTCGGTGCACAGCAGGCGGCGTCAGGGTTCAGTTACCTCTTCGATGTTGAGCCAAGCCTGAACATTCAGATTGCGGTCATTGTTGGCGTCACGGCTGTTGCGACCGTATCCGTTATTCGCGGGATCGATGGTGGCGTAAAGCTGTTGAGTAATATCAACATGGTGCTTGCCGCCCTGTTGCTGGTGTTCGTACTGTTTGTCGGTTCAACTCTGTCGATTTTCCAGTGGGTCTGGGAAACTACCGTTTCCTATACCACCAATATGTTTGCCCTCAGCAATCCGTTTGGCAGGGAAGAGGATACTACCTGGTTCCACGGTTGGACCGTGTTCTACTGGGCCTGGTGGATTTCCTGGTCACCGTTCGTCGGTATGTTCATCGCCCGCGTCTCCAAGGGCCGTACCGTGCGTGAATTTGTGACGGCCGTACTGATTATCCCGACTCTGATCACCGTCGTCTGGATGAGCACCTTTGGTGGTAGTGGCCTTGAGCAGATCCAGAATGATGTCGGTGCACTGGCTTCCCAGGGCATCACCGATACCTCTCTGGCCATGTTCCAGATGCTGGAAAACCTGCCGTTGGCTTCGATTACCTCATTCATTGCGATTGTACTGGTGTTGGTGTTCTTCGTGACCTCATCGGATTCCGGTTCACTGGTTATTGACAGCATTACCTCCGGCGGCAAGATTGATGCGCCGAAAACACAGCGTGTTTTCTGGGCGGTCAGTGAGGGTGCCATTGCCGGTGTGCTGTTGTTCGTCGGCGGTGACAATGCGCTGAATGCCTTGCAGGCCGGCTCGGTCAGTGTGGGGCTGCCCTTTACGTTTGTGCTGCTGGCCATGTGTTACAGCTTGTTCAAAGGGCTTCACCATGAGCGCAGACTGTTAATTGCCGAAGGCAAAATGTAG
- a CDS encoding FMN-binding glutamate synthase family protein has translation MAKTTTFPFRYTAFALSIAGLLTTLPLSLYLRDWYLLPVIFAALTLVGTWDVLQNKHTVSRLYPILAHFRYFFESIGPEIRQYFIESDTEERPFSREQRAIVYQRAKNVLDKRPFGSQLGMYDEGFEWINHSMRPADIKDSDFRIEIGKHCAKPYKASVFNISAMSFGSLSSNAILSLNRGAKLGSFYHDTGEGSISRYHREPGGDLVWEIGSGYFGCRHKDGTFNEDMFRKNATLDQVKMIELKLSQGAKPGHGGILPGEKVTPEIAEARGVEVGKDVVSPARHSAFSTPVEMLEFIDRLRDLSGGKPVGFKLAIGHPWEWFAIVKAMLETGRKPDFIVVDGGEGGTGAAPLEFINRIGVPMTEALLLVHNTLVGTNLREDIAIGAAGKITSAFNIARTLALGADWCNAARGYMFALGCIQSLSCHTGKCPSGVATQDPRRSNKLDVQDKSQRVYNFHKNTLDALSNLLAASGLRHPSELGPEHILRRSSKTEIHSYLELFPFLEPGALLKGKTGTRVYDTYWPEARSDSFDPPEFIRELRETKLR, from the coding sequence ATGGCGAAGACGACAACCTTCCCTTTCCGCTACACCGCATTTGCATTGAGTATTGCCGGGCTACTGACCACCCTGCCCCTGAGCCTGTACCTCAGAGACTGGTACCTGCTACCGGTCATTTTTGCCGCGCTGACGCTTGTAGGCACCTGGGATGTGCTGCAGAACAAGCACACGGTCAGCCGGCTTTATCCGATTCTGGCTCACTTTCGCTACTTTTTTGAGTCCATCGGGCCGGAAATACGCCAGTACTTCATTGAGTCCGACACCGAGGAGCGGCCGTTCTCGCGAGAGCAGCGCGCGATTGTATACCAGCGCGCCAAAAACGTTCTGGACAAGCGTCCTTTTGGCTCCCAACTGGGCATGTATGACGAGGGCTTCGAGTGGATCAACCACTCGATGCGCCCTGCCGACATTAAAGATAGCGACTTTCGTATTGAGATCGGCAAGCACTGCGCAAAGCCCTACAAGGCCAGCGTTTTCAACATTTCAGCCATGAGCTTTGGCTCACTGTCTTCCAACGCCATTCTCAGCCTGAACCGTGGCGCAAAACTGGGCAGTTTCTACCATGACACCGGCGAGGGCTCGATTTCCCGCTACCACCGTGAGCCCGGAGGCGATCTGGTCTGGGAAATCGGTTCCGGCTACTTCGGCTGCAGACATAAAGACGGCACCTTCAATGAAGATATGTTCCGCAAAAACGCAACGCTCGATCAGGTAAAGATGATAGAGCTCAAACTATCTCAGGGAGCCAAGCCCGGCCATGGCGGCATTCTTCCCGGTGAAAAAGTCACTCCGGAAATTGCCGAGGCCCGGGGCGTTGAAGTCGGCAAGGATGTCGTCTCGCCCGCCAGGCATTCAGCCTTTTCGACGCCCGTGGAAATGCTGGAATTTATTGACCGGTTGCGCGACCTGTCCGGCGGCAAGCCGGTGGGCTTCAAGCTGGCAATTGGCCATCCCTGGGAGTGGTTTGCCATCGTCAAGGCCATGCTGGAAACCGGAAGAAAGCCCGACTTCATCGTAGTGGACGGAGGCGAAGGCGGAACCGGGGCCGCGCCCCTGGAGTTCATCAACCGAATCGGCGTACCCATGACCGAAGCGTTACTACTGGTGCATAACACGCTGGTGGGCACCAATCTGCGGGAGGACATCGCCATCGGCGCGGCCGGCAAAATCACCTCCGCATTCAACATTGCCCGCACCCTCGCCCTGGGGGCGGACTGGTGCAACGCGGCACGGGGCTACATGTTTGCACTGGGATGCATACAGTCCCTCAGTTGCCACACCGGCAAGTGCCCCAGCGGTGTTGCCACACAGGACCCCAGGCGCAGCAACAAGCTGGACGTTCAGGACAAGAGCCAGCGGGTCTATAACTTCCACAAGAACACTCTGGACGCGCTCAGCAATCTGCTGGCTGCTTCCGGCCTGCGGCATCCTTCAGAGCTTGGGCCAGAACATATCCTCCGTAGAAGCTCGAAAACCGAAATTCACTCCTACCTGGAGCTGTTTCCATTTCTGGAGCCCGGAGCCCTCCTCAAAGGGAAAACCGGCACCCGTGTCTATGACACCTACTGGCCCGAAGCCCGGAGTGACAGCTTTGACCCACCCGAGTTTATCCGGGAACTGAGAGAAACAAAATTGCGCTAG
- a CDS encoding EAL domain-containing protein, with protein MDINNNKDSRGRKFLFQPICSAQSGGLVELQVIPELEGFRGRSANDRMDGHLFGHTEHSQRVDAEKALDAQAIEFFYQWSATFLREDVGFLIGLPLSLETGLSEFFVDWVSDLAKDHKIGPEHIVFHLHETDYLYNSEVPALIQDLSNAGFGISVDCFLADGPHFEILSSPHVGFIGCNRLVANSALESDVKWRYLLGLVALAEKLNKQIVLNGVDTEQQLALIRKLEGVWFQGAMAGSCFSPEELTSYLTDSSGTEKG; from the coding sequence TTGGACATAAATAATAATAAAGATAGCCGCGGAAGAAAGTTCCTGTTTCAGCCGATCTGTTCTGCTCAGTCGGGGGGCCTGGTTGAATTGCAGGTAATACCAGAACTTGAGGGGTTTCGGGGCAGGAGTGCAAACGACCGGATGGACGGTCATCTGTTCGGACACACCGAGCATTCACAGCGCGTCGATGCAGAGAAGGCACTCGACGCCCAGGCGATTGAGTTTTTTTACCAGTGGTCTGCGACTTTTTTGAGAGAAGACGTCGGCTTTCTGATCGGATTGCCCCTGAGTCTTGAAACTGGCCTCAGCGAATTTTTTGTCGATTGGGTTTCGGATCTTGCCAAAGACCATAAAATCGGTCCGGAGCACATTGTTTTCCATTTGCATGAAACAGATTACCTCTACAACAGCGAAGTTCCTGCTCTTATCCAGGATCTTTCGAATGCTGGTTTCGGAATCTCTGTTGACTGCTTTCTGGCAGACGGACCGCATTTCGAAATCCTCTCGAGCCCCCACGTTGGATTTATCGGCTGTAACCGGCTGGTTGCCAATAGCGCGTTGGAATCGGATGTAAAATGGCGATATCTGTTGGGGCTTGTTGCGCTAGCGGAGAAGCTGAACAAACAGATCGTACTTAATGGGGTGGATACCGAACAGCAGCTGGCGCTGATCAGAAAGCTGGAAGGGGTGTGGTTTCAGGGTGCCATGGCCGGCAGTTGTTTCTCCCCGGAAGAGTTGACGTCCTATCTCACAGACTCCAGTGGCACTGAAAAAGGCTGA
- a CDS encoding helix-turn-helix domain-containing protein: MSLGQALRQLRKQKGFTLAELAQRTDSYVGNLSRIERDISRPSLDLLYRISESLNFSLAEVFSISELDNRAQNPDQIALNTIFISLLEKDRDLLVAFAKLLRERAGSSPEEIMIESGHIPSESREEIDSESKRSWK; the protein is encoded by the coding sequence ATGAGCTTAGGCCAAGCTTTAAGGCAGTTGAGAAAACAAAAAGGCTTCACGCTTGCGGAACTTGCTCAAAGGACCGACTCCTATGTCGGCAACCTGAGCCGTATCGAGAGAGATATTTCGCGTCCCAGTCTTGACCTTCTCTACCGGATTTCCGAATCTCTGAACTTCAGCCTTGCAGAAGTCTTTTCAATTTCCGAATTGGATAACAGGGCGCAGAATCCGGATCAGATTGCGCTGAACACGATATTTATATCGTTATTGGAAAAAGACAGGGATTTGCTGGTTGCTTTCGCAAAATTGCTTCGGGAACGTGCAGGCAGTTCACCGGAAGAAATCATGATAGAGTCCGGGCACATTCCTTCGGAGTCCAGGGAGGAAATTGATTCCGAGTCGAAACGTTCCTGGAAATAA
- a CDS encoding MerR family transcriptional regulator: MLEPSHNNELPTIPGKRYFTIGEVADLCAVKAHVLRYWEQEFPQLSPVKRRGNRRYYQRADVITIRQIRSLLYDQGYTIGGAKQKLSSHEVKDDTSQYKQLIRQMITELEEVLDVLNTPVK; this comes from the coding sequence ATGCTGGAACCCAGTCATAACAACGAACTGCCCACAATACCGGGCAAGCGTTATTTCACCATCGGCGAGGTCGCTGACCTCTGTGCGGTGAAGGCGCATGTCTTGCGGTATTGGGAGCAGGAATTCCCGCAGCTGTCACCGGTCAAGCGCCGTGGTAACCGTCGCTACTATCAGCGCGCGGATGTAATTACCATCCGTCAGATCCGTAGCCTGTTGTATGATCAGGGCTATACCATCGGTGGCGCCAAGCAGAAACTGAGCAGTCATGAGGTTAAAGACGATACCTCGCAGTACAAGCAACTGATACGTCAGATGATTACCGAACTTGAGGAAGTGCTGGATGTGCTGAATACACCGGTAAAATAG
- the ihfA gene encoding integration host factor subunit alpha — MAALTKAEMAERLYEELGLNKREAKEMVEAFFDEIRGALSHNEQVKLSGFGNFDLRDKKQRPGRNPKTGEEIPISARRVVTFRPGQKLKQKVEAYAGTQS, encoded by the coding sequence ATGGCGGCCTTGACGAAAGCGGAAATGGCAGAGCGTTTGTACGAGGAATTGGGTCTTAATAAACGTGAGGCCAAGGAAATGGTCGAAGCTTTTTTCGATGAGATCAGGGGTGCCCTGAGTCACAACGAGCAGGTGAAACTGTCGGGTTTCGGTAACTTTGATCTGCGTGACAAGAAACAGCGGCCGGGAAGAAATCCCAAAACCGGCGAAGAAATTCCAATTAGTGCACGGCGCGTCGTTACGTTTCGCCCAGGTCAGAAACTGAAACAAAAAGTAGAAGCGTATGCTGGAACCCAGTCATAA
- the pheT gene encoding phenylalanine--tRNA ligase subunit beta, producing the protein MKFSEQWLREWVNPAIDTQALMDQITMAGLEVDGFEPVAGKFSGIVVGEVLSVAPHPDADKLRVCQVSDGASEVQVVCGAPNVRDGMKVPFAVVGAVLPGDFKIKKAKLRGQPSEGMLCSESELGLSENHEGLMELPANAPVGQPLDKFLGLNDVTIDVDLTPNRSDCLSIKGIAREVGVLNSLVVEGPEITEIEAVHSDVPDIAVRAPEGCPRYLGRILRNVDLSVPAPLWMQEKLRRCGVRSIDAAVDVTNYVMLELGQPMHAFDRSEISGGILVRMAEANEKLILLDGQEVELTSDTLIIADHAKPIAIAGVMGGEHSGVSQKTRDLVLEAAYFDPITLAGKARQYSLHTDASHRFERGVDYKLARDAMERATSLLMEIVGGEPGEVVEVASKNDLPDDRTVDLRESRVAEVLGLQIDRTTVEEILTRLGFHIDKLLKNGWRVHVPSFRPDVSIEEDLIEEIGRIYGYNNLPVTEPTGSLGLRPQAEAIRPVSAIQNYFVDCGYHEAITYSFVDPKVQSLVNPEDQGIALANPISSDLSVMRTSLWSGLLKTVSYNQNRQQPRIRLFETGLKFRKDGDRIDQQPMLAGVVVGNQLPENWANGRRMADFFDVKGELEGLFRLLGIEVDFAAGQHPALHPGQTAELLRDGEHVGWLGTLHPQVQKKLELNGTILMFELFLNSIVSGYVPNFKDISKFPEVRRDLAIIIGSDTGFSDVERVAKKHAGENLTALRAFDVYEGESLGEGNRSLALSLFWQHPERTLNEEEVHTLFSGVIDALKEELGATLRS; encoded by the coding sequence ATGAAATTCAGTGAACAGTGGCTCCGCGAGTGGGTCAATCCGGCAATCGACACCCAGGCATTGATGGACCAGATCACCATGGCCGGTCTGGAAGTGGACGGCTTTGAGCCTGTGGCCGGCAAGTTCAGTGGCATTGTCGTGGGCGAGGTACTCTCCGTGGCACCCCATCCGGATGCCGACAAGCTCAGGGTCTGCCAGGTGAGTGACGGCGCCAGTGAAGTTCAGGTGGTCTGTGGCGCTCCGAACGTCCGGGACGGTATGAAAGTGCCCTTTGCGGTTGTCGGCGCCGTCCTGCCCGGTGATTTCAAGATCAAGAAGGCCAAGCTTCGTGGTCAGCCCTCGGAAGGCATGCTGTGTTCCGAGTCCGAGTTGGGGCTGTCGGAGAATCACGAGGGGTTGATGGAGCTGCCGGCGAACGCACCCGTGGGCCAGCCTCTGGACAAGTTCCTTGGTCTGAACGATGTTACCATCGACGTGGACCTGACCCCCAACCGCAGTGACTGTCTGTCGATCAAGGGTATCGCCCGGGAAGTGGGTGTTCTCAACAGCCTGGTGGTTGAAGGGCCTGAAATCACAGAGATTGAAGCGGTGCATTCAGACGTGCCGGATATCGCCGTAAGGGCACCCGAGGGTTGTCCCCGTTATCTGGGGCGCATCCTCAGAAACGTCGATCTGAGCGTGCCGGCCCCGCTCTGGATGCAGGAAAAGCTGCGCCGTTGCGGTGTCCGCTCCATCGACGCTGCCGTGGATGTCACCAACTACGTGATGCTTGAGCTTGGTCAGCCCATGCACGCCTTTGACCGGTCAGAGATCAGCGGCGGTATTTTGGTCAGAATGGCCGAAGCCAACGAAAAACTGATTCTTCTGGATGGTCAGGAAGTTGAGCTGACTTCTGACACCTTGATTATTGCGGACCATGCCAAGCCGATCGCTATTGCTGGTGTCATGGGCGGGGAGCATTCCGGTGTGAGCCAGAAGACACGTGATCTGGTGCTGGAAGCAGCCTATTTCGATCCGATTACTCTGGCCGGCAAGGCCCGGCAGTACAGCCTGCACACAGACGCCTCCCATCGCTTTGAGCGGGGAGTAGACTACAAGCTCGCCCGTGATGCCATGGAACGGGCGACATCGTTGCTGATGGAGATTGTGGGCGGCGAACCCGGCGAAGTGGTGGAAGTGGCCAGCAAGAATGATCTACCGGACGATCGCACGGTTGATCTTCGGGAATCGCGGGTTGCGGAAGTTCTGGGGCTCCAAATTGACCGGACCACGGTCGAGGAAATCCTGACCCGCCTGGGTTTTCATATCGACAAGCTTTTGAAAAATGGCTGGCGGGTTCATGTGCCCAGCTTCCGTCCGGATGTGAGCATCGAGGAAGACCTGATTGAAGAAATCGGGCGCATCTACGGATACAACAATCTGCCGGTGACCGAACCAACAGGTTCGCTTGGTCTCCGACCTCAGGCGGAAGCCATCCGCCCGGTGTCTGCCATCCAGAATTATTTTGTTGATTGCGGCTACCACGAAGCGATTACCTACAGCTTTGTTGACCCCAAAGTCCAGTCACTGGTGAACCCTGAAGATCAGGGAATTGCCCTGGCCAATCCGATTTCCTCGGACCTGTCCGTGATGCGGACCAGTCTCTGGAGTGGTCTGCTGAAAACGGTCAGTTATAACCAGAACCGTCAGCAGCCACGCATCCGGCTATTCGAAACCGGCCTGAAATTTCGCAAGGATGGCGACAGGATTGATCAGCAGCCAATGCTGGCCGGCGTGGTGGTTGGCAACCAGTTGCCCGAAAACTGGGCGAACGGTCGCAGAATGGCCGACTTCTTTGATGTAAAAGGGGAGTTGGAGGGTCTGTTCCGGTTGCTGGGCATTGAAGTGGACTTTGCCGCAGGCCAACACCCGGCGCTTCATCCAGGGCAGACCGCGGAACTGCTGAGAGACGGCGAGCACGTGGGCTGGTTGGGAACCTTGCACCCGCAAGTTCAGAAAAAGCTTGAACTTAATGGCACGATCCTGATGTTTGAGCTATTCTTGAATTCGATTGTTTCCGGTTATGTGCCTAATTTCAAAGATATTTCGAAATTCCCGGAAGTTCGGCGTGATTTGGCTATCATTATTGGAAGCGACACCGGGTTTTCTGACGTCGAGCGTGTTGCCAAAAAGCATGCCGGCGAGAACCTGACAGCATTGCGTGCGTTTGATGTCTATGAAGGCGAGAGCCTTGGGGAAGGCAATCGTAGCCTCGCCCTCAGCCTGTTCTGGCAGCATCCTGAGCGCACCTTAAATGAGGAAGAAGTGCACACGCTCTTCAGTGGTGTTATCGATGCACTGAAAGAGGAGCTTGGGGCAACACTGAGGAGTTGA
- the pheS gene encoding phenylalanine--tRNA ligase subunit alpha, whose translation MENLDQLVQDGLKSVEQADDLKALDQIRVEYLGKKGVITQQAKTLGKLSAEERPAAGQKINEAKGQVEQAINARRDDLERKAIEQKLAGESIDVTLPGRGQDLGGLHPVTRTLQRIEQFFGKAGYTVEQGPEIEDDYHNFEALNIPGHHPARAMHDTFYFNPGTLLRTHTSPVQIRTMEAGKPPFRMICPGRVYRCDSDMTHTPMFHQVEGLLVEKNVSFADLKSTVEEFLRVFFERDLEVRFRPSYFPFTEPSAEVDIEWGREEDGSIKWLEVMGCGMVHPKVFEHCGIDSEEYRGFAFGLGVERLAMLRYGVNDLRMFFENDLRFLRQFR comes from the coding sequence ATGGAAAACCTGGATCAACTCGTTCAGGACGGCCTGAAATCGGTTGAGCAAGCGGACGATCTGAAGGCGCTGGACCAGATCCGCGTTGAGTACCTGGGCAAGAAGGGCGTGATTACCCAGCAGGCCAAAACCCTGGGCAAGCTTTCCGCCGAGGAGCGTCCGGCCGCTGGCCAGAAAATCAATGAAGCCAAGGGACAGGTAGAGCAGGCGATCAACGCCCGCCGGGACGACCTTGAACGCAAGGCCATTGAACAGAAACTGGCCGGGGAATCCATTGACGTAACGCTGCCGGGTCGCGGTCAGGATCTGGGTGGGCTTCACCCTGTGACCCGCACACTGCAGCGTATCGAGCAGTTCTTCGGCAAGGCCGGCTATACCGTGGAACAGGGTCCGGAAATCGAAGACGATTATCACAACTTCGAAGCCCTCAATATTCCCGGCCACCATCCCGCTCGTGCCATGCACGACACCTTCTATTTCAACCCGGGTACCTTGCTTCGCACCCATACTTCGCCGGTTCAGATCCGTACCATGGAAGCGGGCAAGCCGCCTTTCCGCATGATCTGCCCGGGCCGGGTCTATCGCTGTGATTCCGATATGACCCATACGCCCATGTTCCACCAGGTAGAGGGTTTGCTGGTGGAAAAAAATGTCAGCTTTGCCGATCTGAAAAGCACCGTGGAAGAATTCCTGCGAGTATTTTTCGAGCGGGATCTGGAAGTTCGGTTTCGCCCGTCCTATTTTCCGTTCACCGAGCCTTCTGCTGAAGTGGATATCGAGTGGGGTCGTGAAGAAGACGGCAGTATCAAATGGCTGGAAGTCATGGGGTGCGGCATGGTCCACCCGAAAGTGTTCGAACACTGCGGAATCGACTCCGAGGAATACCGTGGATTTGCGTTCGGCCTCGGCGTTGAGCGTCTTGCAATGCTCCGCTATGGCGTGAACGACCTGCGCATGTTCTTCGAGAATGATCTCCGGTTCTTGCGCCAGTTCCGGTAA
- the rplT gene encoding 50S ribosomal protein L20: MARVKRGVVARRRHKKIMNQAKGYYGARSRVYRVAKQAVIKAGQYAYRDRRNRKRAFRALWIARINAGARANGLSYSRLIAGLKKANVEIDRKVLADLAMNEQQAFSAVVETAKASL; this comes from the coding sequence ATGGCTCGTGTAAAACGTGGCGTGGTAGCACGTCGTCGTCACAAAAAGATCATGAATCAGGCCAAAGGTTATTACGGAGCGCGTAGCCGCGTTTATCGTGTAGCCAAACAGGCGGTTATCAAAGCCGGTCAGTATGCGTATCGCGACCGTCGCAACCGTAAGCGCGCTTTCCGCGCCCTGTGGATCGCCCGTATCAATGCCGGCGCCCGCGCCAACGGTCTGTCTTACAGCCGTCTGATTGCTGGTCTCAAGAAGGCTAACGTAGAAATCGATCGCAAGGTTCTGGCCGATCTGGCCATGAACGAGCAGCAGGCGTTTTCCGCTGTTGTTGAAACGGCCAAAGCATCCCTGTGA
- the rpmI gene encoding 50S ribosomal protein L35 — protein MSKMKTKSGATKRFKKTANGFKHKQSFTSHILTKKSPKRKRQLRGTKLIAKSDVASIKRMTAC, from the coding sequence ATGTCCAAGATGAAAACCAAAAGCGGGGCCACCAAGCGGTTCAAAAAAACCGCCAACGGCTTCAAGCACAAGCAGTCCTTCACCAGTCATATCTTGACCAAGAAGAGCCCCAAGCGTAAGCGTCAGCTCCGCGGTACCAAGCTGATCGCCAAGTCTGACGTGGCTTCCATCAAGCGTATGACAGCGTGCTGA
- the infC gene encoding translation initiation factor IF-3 — translation MIIKQRANRGRAPKAPINENIDATEVRLIDAEGNQVGVVSIEDAIKQAEEASLDLVQVTDSDPIVCKIMDYGKKIFDEKKAKAAAKKKQKQTQVKELKFRPGTEEGDYQVKLRNLVRFLENGDRGKITIRFRGREMAHQEIGMKLMNRIETDIEELAQVEQRPKMEGRQMTMVVAPRKKK, via the coding sequence CTGATTATTAAACAGCGAGCGAATCGGGGACGTGCACCAAAAGCGCCAATCAACGAGAATATTGACGCAACTGAAGTCCGGCTTATTGACGCAGAGGGCAACCAGGTCGGCGTAGTGTCGATCGAAGATGCAATCAAGCAGGCAGAAGAAGCGTCTCTTGACCTGGTTCAGGTTACGGATTCCGATCCGATCGTCTGTAAGATAATGGACTACGGTAAGAAAATCTTCGATGAGAAGAAGGCCAAAGCGGCTGCCAAGAAAAAGCAGAAGCAGACGCAGGTCAAAGAGCTTAAGTTCCGTCCAGGAACTGAAGAAGGGGATTATCAGGTCAAACTACGCAACCTGGTACGTTTCCTTGAAAACGGGGACCGCGGCAAAATTACTATCCGCTTCCGTGGACGTGAGATGGCACACCAGGAAATCGGTATGAAACTCATGAACCGGATTGAAACGGATATTGAAGAGCTTGCCCAGGTAGAACAGCGGCCGAAAATGGAAGGCCGCCAGATGACCATGGTAGTGGCGCCCCGCAAGAAGAAGTAA